One genomic region from Anaeromicrobium sediminis encodes:
- the rplJ gene encoding 50S ribosomal protein L10, giving the protein MSANLNAKKQVVEEIKEKLSKAQSAVIVDYKGLTVEQADKLRKSMREAGVEYKVYKNTLVRLAVKDSEFEGLTENLTGTNAIAFGYEDPVTPAKILNDFAKESKALTLKAGVVEGQYYGAGTIQEIADIPSRDVLLAKLLGSIKSPLSNFAYLIQAMIDKNEGQEA; this is encoded by the coding sequence ATGTCAGCAAACTTAAACGCTAAAAAGCAAGTTGTTGAAGAAATTAAAGAAAAGCTTTCTAAGGCTCAATCTGCAGTAATAGTAGACTATAAAGGTTTAACAGTTGAGCAGGCGGATAAATTAAGAAAGTCTATGAGAGAAGCTGGAGTAGAATATAAGGTATACAAAAACACTTTAGTAAGATTAGCTGTTAAGGACAGTGAGTTCGAAGGATTAACTGAAAACTTAACAGGAACAAACGCTATTGCATTTGGATACGAAGATCCAGTAACTCCTGCAAAGATTTTAAATGACTTCGCAAAAGAAAGTAAAGCTTTAACATTAAAAGCAGGTGTTGTTGAAGGACAATACTACGGAGCAGGTACTATTCAAGAAATTGCAGATATTCCATCAAGAGATGTATTACTTGCTAAGTTACTTGGAAGCATTAAGTCTCCATTATCTAACTTCGCTTACTTAATTCAAGCGATGATTGATAAGAACGAAGGACAAGAAGCATAA
- the rplL gene encoding 50S ribosomal protein L7/L12 has product MTREQIIEAIKNMTVLELNELVKACEEEFGVSAAAPVVVAGGAAGGAAEEKTEFDVVLASAGTQKIKVIKAVREVTGLGLKEAKAAVDGAPTTLKEAVSKEEAEEVKAKLEEVGAAVEVK; this is encoded by the coding sequence ATGACTAGAGAGCAAATTATTGAAGCTATTAAAAATATGACAGTTTTAGAATTAAACGAGTTAGTTAAAGCTTGTGAAGAAGAATTCGGAGTATCTGCAGCAGCACCAGTTGTTGTAGCAGGTGGAGCAGCAGGTGGAGCAGCAGAAGAAAAGACTGAGTTTGATGTTGTTTTAGCAAGTGCTGGAACTCAAAAGATTAAAGTAATCAAGGCTGTAAGAGAAGTAACAGGATTAGGATTAAAAGAAGCTAAGGCTGCAGTTGATGGAGCTCCTACAACATTAAAAGAAGCAGTTTCTAAAGAAGAAGCTGAAGAAGTAAAAGCTAAATTAGAAGAAGTTGGAGCAGCTGTAGAAGTTAAGTAA